A genomic window from Centroberyx gerrardi isolate f3 chromosome 14, fCenGer3.hap1.cur.20231027, whole genome shotgun sequence includes:
- the LOC139911424 gene encoding CD9 antigen-like, with protein MGKVEGGMKCVKYLLFVFNFIFWLMGSLVLAVGLWLRFDPETVSLLNGDGAPDTFFIGVYILIGAGSLVMLVGFFGCCGAVRESQCLLGSFFACLLIIFGAEVAAGVFGFLNKDKIIEDVQNFYSKTYDENNNSTLITSYQQVLNCCGTKTSPCTDPPPETKYCEEGIKEFFNSKLYIIGYVGIGIAGVMIIGMIFSMVLCCAIRNSREVI; from the exons ATGGGGAAAGTGGAAGGAGGAATGAAATGCGTGAAATACCTTTTGTTCGTGTTCAACTTCATATTCTGG CTGATGGGCTCCTTGGTGCTGGCAGTGGGGCTGTGGCTGCGCTTTGACCCAGAGACTGTGTCCCTGCTTAACGGTGATGGGGCTCCTGACACCTTCTTCATTG GTGTGTACATCCTGATAGGTGCTGGCAGTCTGGTGATGTTGGTGGGTTTCTTTGGCTGCTGCGGAGCTGTTCGAGAATCTCAGTGCCTGCTGGGGTCG TTCTTTGCCTGTCTGCTGATCATCTTTGGAGCTGAGGTGGCCGCGGGAGTGTTTGGATTCTTAAACAAAGACAAG ataATCGAAGATGTTCAGAACTTCTACTCCAAAACCTACGATGAAAACAATAACAGTACACTGATCACCTCGTACCAGCAAGTG CTGAACTGTTGTGGAACCAAAACGAGCCCCTGCACTGATCCCCCACCAGAAACCAAG TACTGTGAAGAAGGCATTAAGGAGTTCTTCAACAGTAAACTCTACATCATTGGCTATGTGGGCATCGGCATCGCTGGAGTCATG ATCATTGGGATGATCTTCAGTATGGTGCTGTGCTGTGCCATTCGCAACAGCAGGGAGGTCATCTAA